From the Nocardiopsis changdeensis genome, one window contains:
- the aspS gene encoding aspartate--tRNA ligase: MIRTHEAGALRAGNAGESVVLAGWVARRRDHGGVVFLDLREASGVVQVVVREDDLAHDLRAEYCIKVTGSVRVRPEGNENPDIPTGAVEVVADEIEVLSEAAPLPFQLDSASDVAEETRLRYRYLDIRRSEMAENLRIRSKATYIAHETMRDLGFTYIETPYMTRSTPEGARDFLVPVRLQPGHWYALPQSPQLFKQLLMVGGMERYYQLTRCFRDEDLRADRQPEFTQIDLEMSFVDEEDIFAVGEQLFTRLLREVRGIELPERFPRMRFAEAMDRFGSDKPDLRFGQELVEMTDYFADTTFRVFQAPYVGAVVMPGGASQTRKELDAWQDWARSRGAKGLAYVLVQEDGTLGGPVAKNLSDAEREGLAAKVGAAPGDAVFFAAGKRFEAQELLGAARLEIGRRCDLIDASRWEILWITDMPLFEEADEEGSWKPVHHPFTAPAVEDEDDFQDHPGTTNSRAFDLVLNGYELVSGSIRIHRAEMQQRVFDTIGLSKEEAESKFGFLLEAFKFGPPPHGGLAVGWDRIIMLLAGQPTIREVIAFPKTASGGDPLTGAPTPITAEQRAEAGVDVDPEAEEA, from the coding sequence TTGATACGCACGCATGAAGCAGGTGCGTTGCGCGCCGGGAACGCCGGGGAGAGCGTCGTGCTCGCCGGCTGGGTGGCGCGCCGCCGCGACCACGGTGGCGTGGTCTTCCTCGACCTGCGCGAGGCCTCCGGTGTGGTCCAGGTCGTCGTCCGCGAGGACGACCTCGCCCACGACCTGCGCGCGGAGTACTGCATCAAGGTCACCGGCTCGGTCCGGGTCCGCCCCGAGGGCAACGAGAACCCCGACATCCCGACCGGCGCGGTCGAGGTCGTCGCCGACGAGATCGAGGTGCTCAGCGAGGCCGCCCCGCTGCCCTTCCAGCTCGACAGCGCCTCCGACGTGGCCGAGGAGACCCGGCTGCGCTACCGCTACCTGGACATCCGGCGCTCGGAGATGGCCGAGAACCTGCGCATCCGCTCCAAGGCGACCTACATCGCCCACGAGACCATGCGCGACCTGGGGTTCACCTACATCGAGACCCCGTACATGACGCGCTCCACGCCGGAGGGCGCCCGCGACTTCCTGGTCCCGGTCCGCCTCCAGCCGGGCCACTGGTACGCCCTCCCGCAGTCGCCGCAGCTGTTCAAGCAGCTGCTCATGGTCGGCGGCATGGAGCGCTACTACCAGCTCACCCGCTGCTTCCGCGACGAGGACCTGCGCGCCGACCGCCAGCCGGAGTTCACCCAGATCGACCTGGAGATGAGCTTCGTCGACGAGGAGGACATCTTCGCCGTCGGCGAGCAGCTGTTCACTCGGCTGCTGCGCGAGGTGCGCGGGATCGAGCTGCCCGAGCGCTTCCCGCGGATGCGCTTCGCCGAGGCGATGGACCGGTTCGGCTCCGACAAGCCCGACCTGCGCTTCGGCCAGGAGCTGGTCGAGATGACCGACTACTTCGCCGACACCACCTTCCGGGTGTTCCAGGCCCCGTACGTGGGCGCCGTGGTCATGCCCGGCGGCGCGTCCCAGACCCGCAAGGAGCTGGACGCCTGGCAGGACTGGGCGCGCTCGCGCGGCGCCAAGGGCCTGGCCTACGTCCTGGTCCAGGAGGACGGCACCCTGGGCGGCCCGGTGGCCAAGAACCTGTCGGACGCCGAGCGGGAGGGCCTGGCCGCCAAGGTCGGCGCCGCCCCGGGCGACGCGGTGTTCTTCGCCGCGGGCAAGCGGTTCGAGGCCCAGGAGCTGCTGGGCGCGGCCCGCCTGGAGATCGGCCGCCGCTGCGACCTGATCGACGCGTCCCGCTGGGAGATCCTCTGGATCACCGACATGCCGCTGTTCGAGGAGGCCGACGAGGAGGGCTCCTGGAAGCCGGTGCACCACCCGTTCACCGCCCCGGCCGTCGAGGACGAGGACGACTTCCAGGACCACCCGGGCACGACGAACTCGCGCGCCTTCGACCTGGTGCTCAACGGCTACGAGCTGGTCTCCGGCTCGATCCGTATCCACCGGGCCGAGATGCAGCAGCGCGTCTTCGACACGATCGGCCTGAGCAAGGAGGAGGCCGAGTCCAAGTTCGGCTTCCTGCTGGAGGCGTTCAAGTTCGGCCCGCCGCCGCACGGCGGCCTGGCCGTGGGCTGGGACCGGATCATCATGCTGCTCGCCGGGCAGCCGACGATCCGCGAGGTCATCGCGTTCCCCAAGACCGCCTCCGGCGGCGACCCGCTGACCGGCGCCCCGACGCCGATCACCGCGGAGCAGCGCGCCGAGGCCGGGGTGGACGTCGACCCGGAGGCCGAGGAGGCCTGA
- a CDS encoding SpoIIE family protein phosphatase produces the protein MVLTAADGSIRHANHAFLALVDRAADDLAGRRWYDLLAGDDGRAARFHHESLAHRTSPNGRPRRRLRVSVTSKADRLAEAEVLPVDGGDAVVLVHVLSTEETDLRVIGELRTDNSDSVLWSLDLGSGRLHELFGPTPLGSLLAGEDRELDRILERVHPDDIARVRDAMAASFAGRDYEQRFRVFDRLGDERSLHVRARFVPGEPDRLVGIVDDVTEHVQLVRRLADRRRTEAEHGRLVTELSSKLVSATTVDKVMDLLSEEFLPIFGGYKAVALYVEDGVLRTSPGARGRGNAGLIDGRSAYDTDFPMGAVVQDRQPRFFESRAEVVSRFPAAVDLMRHNDSKSQAWATVPIFGDGKVSLGVWQMVWDRPHHASRDERALMLTFAGLAGQALQRIKAQQAELELADAVQRRMLPRQVASFPDLDIATKYLPSRADWRICGDFYDVVELPGGRVGLLVGDVQGHGVEAAAAMGQIRAAFRAYASNQSDPGVVLGETNRLLTDTGEIVFATCGYLVLERATGAMQAAWAGQPPAILAGPDGYELWEPETGPPLGVLPDTAYPVTTRVLDPGTTLLLCTDGLVESADVLMEAGLDKVGAALVEHCEDPEGAARALAEMAPAGRGDDIALLVARMRRPAA, from the coding sequence ATGGTGCTCACCGCGGCCGACGGCTCGATCCGCCATGCCAACCACGCCTTCCTCGCCCTCGTCGACCGCGCGGCCGACGACCTGGCGGGCCGCCGCTGGTACGACCTGCTCGCCGGGGACGACGGCCGCGCCGCCCGCTTCCACCACGAGTCCCTGGCCCACCGCACCTCCCCGAACGGCCGCCCGCGCCGCCGCCTGCGGGTCTCCGTCACCTCGAAGGCCGACCGCCTGGCCGAGGCCGAGGTACTGCCGGTGGACGGAGGCGACGCCGTGGTGCTCGTGCACGTGCTGTCCACCGAGGAGACCGACCTGCGGGTCATCGGCGAGCTGCGCACCGACAACTCCGACTCCGTCCTGTGGAGCCTGGACCTGGGCAGCGGCCGCCTGCACGAGCTCTTCGGCCCCACCCCGCTCGGTTCGCTGCTGGCCGGGGAGGACCGCGAGCTGGACCGCATCCTGGAACGCGTCCACCCCGACGACATCGCCCGGGTCCGCGACGCCATGGCCGCCTCCTTCGCCGGACGCGACTACGAGCAGCGCTTCCGGGTCTTCGACCGCCTCGGCGACGAGCGCTCCCTGCACGTGCGCGCCCGGTTCGTGCCGGGCGAGCCCGACCGCCTCGTCGGCATCGTCGACGACGTCACCGAGCACGTCCAGCTGGTGCGCCGCCTGGCCGACCGCCGCCGCACCGAGGCCGAGCACGGCCGCCTGGTCACCGAGCTGTCGTCCAAGCTCGTCTCGGCCACCACCGTCGACAAGGTCATGGACCTGCTCAGCGAGGAGTTCCTGCCGATCTTCGGCGGCTACAAGGCGGTGGCCCTGTACGTGGAGGACGGGGTGCTGCGCACCTCGCCCGGCGCCCGCGGTCGCGGCAACGCCGGCCTTATCGACGGCCGCAGCGCCTACGACACCGACTTCCCCATGGGCGCGGTGGTCCAGGACCGCCAGCCCCGCTTCTTCGAGAGCCGCGCCGAGGTCGTCAGCCGCTTCCCGGCCGCCGTCGACCTCATGCGCCACAACGACTCCAAGTCCCAGGCCTGGGCGACCGTGCCGATCTTCGGCGACGGCAAGGTCTCCCTGGGCGTCTGGCAGATGGTGTGGGACCGCCCCCACCACGCCAGCCGCGACGAGCGCGCCCTCATGCTCACCTTCGCCGGGCTGGCCGGCCAGGCGCTTCAGCGCATCAAGGCTCAGCAGGCCGAGCTGGAGCTGGCCGACGCCGTGCAGCGGCGCATGCTGCCCCGCCAGGTCGCCAGCTTCCCCGACCTGGACATCGCCACCAAGTACCTGCCCTCCCGAGCGGACTGGCGCATCTGCGGCGACTTCTACGATGTCGTCGAACTGCCCGGGGGCCGCGTCGGCCTGCTGGTCGGCGACGTCCAGGGCCACGGTGTGGAGGCGGCCGCCGCCATGGGCCAGATCCGCGCCGCCTTCCGCGCCTACGCCAGCAACCAGTCCGACCCCGGAGTCGTCCTGGGCGAGACCAACCGGCTGCTCACCGACACCGGCGAGATCGTCTTCGCCACCTGTGGCTACCTGGTGCTGGAACGGGCCACCGGAGCCATGCAGGCCGCCTGGGCCGGGCAGCCCCCGGCCATCCTGGCCGGACCCGACGGCTACGAGCTGTGGGAGCCCGAGACCGGGCCGCCGCTGGGCGTGCTGCCCGACACGGCCTACCCCGTCACCACCCGCGTCCTGGACCCGGGCACCACCCTCCTGCTGTGCACGGACGGGCTGGTGGAGAGCGCCGACGTGCTCATGGAGGCCGGCCTGGACAAGGTCGGCGCCGCCCTGGTCGAGCACTGCGAGGACCCCGAGGGTGCCGCCCGCGCCCTGGCCGAGATGGCCCCCGCCGGACGCGGCGACGACATCGCCCTGCTCGTCGCCCGCATGCGCCGCCCGGCCGCCTGA
- a CDS encoding replication-associated recombination protein A has translation MSATLFDDAGSEAAKGQEPLAVRMRPRTLDEVVGQGHLLGEGSPLRRLVEDDAPMSVFLWGPPGTGKTTLATVVSKATKRRFVELSAVSAGVKDVRAVIEEARRRMGMNGTRTLLFVDEVHRFNKTQQDALLPAVENRWVSFIGATTENPFFSVVGPLLSRSLLLTLEPLDDADVHALLERALTDERGLDGRYTLTGEAADDLVRLAGGDGRRSLTYLEAAALVAGPPAAEPVEITAAHLERAVDRHAVRYDRSGDQHYDVVSAFIKSMRGSDPDAALHYLARMIEAGEDPRFIARRIVVHASEDVGMADPTALQTAVAAAQAVELIGMPEARINLAQAVIHISVAPKSNAVITAIGEAIADVRAGRAGPVPLHLRDGHSRGSKELGHGKGYRYAHDHPGGVAPQVHAPEGLVGREYYRPTEHGAERRVSEVLGRIKEVLRGGRPDAQGPRPDASR, from the coding sequence GTGTCTGCAACTCTGTTCGACGATGCCGGGTCCGAGGCGGCCAAAGGACAGGAGCCGCTGGCCGTGCGCATGCGGCCCCGCACCCTCGACGAGGTGGTGGGCCAGGGCCACCTGCTGGGCGAGGGCAGCCCGCTGCGCCGCCTGGTCGAGGACGACGCGCCCATGTCCGTGTTCCTGTGGGGCCCGCCCGGGACGGGCAAGACCACCCTGGCCACCGTGGTCAGCAAGGCCACCAAGCGCCGGTTCGTGGAGCTGTCCGCGGTCAGCGCCGGTGTGAAGGACGTGCGCGCGGTCATCGAGGAGGCCCGCCGCCGGATGGGCATGAACGGCACCCGCACCCTGCTGTTCGTCGACGAGGTCCACCGGTTCAACAAGACCCAGCAGGACGCGCTGCTGCCCGCCGTGGAGAACCGGTGGGTCAGCTTCATCGGCGCCACCACCGAGAACCCCTTCTTCTCCGTGGTCGGCCCGCTGCTGTCCCGCTCCCTGCTGCTCACCCTGGAGCCCCTGGACGACGCCGACGTGCACGCCCTGCTGGAGCGGGCGCTCACCGACGAGCGCGGCCTGGACGGGCGCTACACGCTCACCGGCGAGGCCGCCGACGACCTGGTCCGGCTGGCCGGCGGTGACGGCCGCCGCTCCCTCACCTACCTGGAGGCCGCGGCCCTGGTGGCCGGGCCGCCCGCCGCCGAGCCGGTCGAGATCACCGCCGCCCACCTCGAACGGGCCGTGGACCGCCACGCCGTGCGCTACGACCGCTCCGGGGACCAGCACTACGACGTCGTCAGCGCGTTCATCAAGAGCATGCGCGGCAGCGACCCCGACGCCGCCCTGCACTACCTGGCCCGCATGATCGAGGCGGGGGAGGACCCCCGGTTCATCGCCCGGCGCATCGTCGTGCACGCCAGCGAGGACGTCGGCATGGCCGACCCCACCGCGCTCCAGACGGCCGTCGCCGCCGCCCAGGCCGTCGAGCTGATCGGCATGCCCGAGGCGCGCATCAACCTGGCCCAGGCCGTCATCCACATCAGCGTCGCGCCCAAGTCCAACGCGGTGATCACCGCCATCGGAGAGGCCATCGCCGACGTCCGCGCCGGACGGGCCGGGCCGGTCCCGCTCCACCTGCGCGACGGCCACTCCCGGGGCTCCAAGGAGCTGGGCCACGGCAAGGGCTACCGCTACGCCCACGACCACCCCGGCGGCGTCGCCCCCCAGGTGCACGCCCCCGAGGGCCTGGTGGGCCGCGAGTACTACCGCCCCACCGAGCACGGCGCCGAACGCCGCGTCTCGGAGGTGCTGGGTCGCATCAAGGAGGTCCTGCGCGGCGGCCGGCCCGACGCGCAGGGCCCCCGGCCCGACGCTAGTCGGTGA
- a CDS encoding serine/threonine protein kinase yields MSPRSPREISVLVPEHLPPLYPDDPTRIGPYLVLGRLGQGASGTVYAAVDAASPTAGERLVAVKVVKAPAPGPEREALVRRLTALSQVDPARVVVPLAFDGRADRPWLAMPYMEGQRLSHFITKRGGLGTGKLLALAVGLAEGLSALHARGVAHGSLNHERVLLESHGPHIMDCAVADAHTAGSGATWMSPERYRGAAASPAADVFAWGAVTAYAGTGRLPFGPGEPEEIAGRAAAGEHNLTGLPKGLVPLVSRSLDPDPDARPSLNEVIGSVLAVWQRENGREGSGPPDRDEVAALMEREWRAVEPAQRVPRVIRLEGRPPRRLPRRAPILVGAGVLAAVLVGAGVWGVVRLAGSSDDEALVAGTEQEASPSPSPEEAPRTLVVRFDPAEQENVVEGPWVYTPVDRDDEPQRGQGVPTHQDWAAQWEEAGEPASAVIDPEAEVLCAKFCAAPDHVFLDEEGRGTWELTGRDFIDYLSWGPVVIVEVTFSEEEPAEGGPREIVQVTELFTD; encoded by the coding sequence ATGAGCCCTCGTTCTCCCCGAGAGATCTCCGTGCTGGTACCGGAGCACCTGCCCCCGCTGTATCCGGACGACCCGACGCGGATAGGCCCCTACCTCGTCCTCGGACGGCTGGGGCAGGGGGCGTCCGGAACGGTCTACGCCGCGGTGGACGCGGCCTCTCCGACCGCGGGCGAGCGGCTGGTCGCGGTGAAGGTCGTCAAGGCCCCGGCCCCGGGCCCCGAGCGCGAGGCGCTGGTGCGGCGGCTGACCGCGCTGTCGCAGGTGGACCCGGCGCGGGTGGTGGTGCCGCTGGCGTTCGACGGCCGGGCCGACCGGCCGTGGCTGGCGATGCCGTACATGGAGGGCCAGCGGCTCTCGCACTTCATCACCAAGCGCGGGGGCCTGGGCACCGGAAAGCTGCTGGCGCTGGCCGTGGGCCTGGCCGAGGGGCTGTCCGCGCTGCACGCCCGGGGCGTCGCACACGGGTCGCTCAACCACGAGCGGGTGCTGCTGGAGTCGCACGGGCCGCACATCATGGACTGCGCGGTCGCCGACGCGCACACGGCCGGCTCAGGCGCCACCTGGATGAGCCCGGAACGCTACCGGGGCGCGGCGGCCTCCCCCGCCGCCGACGTGTTCGCCTGGGGTGCGGTCACCGCCTACGCGGGCACCGGGCGGCTGCCGTTCGGCCCCGGCGAACCGGAGGAGATCGCCGGACGCGCCGCGGCCGGGGAGCACAACCTGACCGGGCTGCCCAAGGGGCTGGTGCCGCTGGTGTCCCGCTCCCTGGACCCCGATCCGGACGCACGGCCGAGCCTGAACGAGGTGATCGGCTCGGTCCTGGCCGTCTGGCAGAGGGAGAACGGCCGCGAGGGGTCCGGACCGCCCGACCGCGACGAGGTCGCCGCCCTGATGGAGCGCGAGTGGCGTGCGGTCGAACCGGCCCAGCGGGTGCCCCGGGTGATCCGCCTGGAGGGGCGCCCGCCCCGGCGGCTCCCCCGGCGGGCGCCGATCCTGGTGGGCGCCGGCGTGCTCGCCGCGGTGCTGGTCGGCGCGGGCGTGTGGGGCGTGGTCCGGCTGGCGGGGTCCTCCGACGACGAGGCGCTGGTGGCCGGCACCGAACAGGAGGCCTCCCCCTCGCCCTCCCCGGAGGAGGCGCCCCGGACGCTGGTGGTGCGGTTCGATCCCGCCGAGCAGGAGAACGTCGTGGAGGGGCCCTGGGTCTACACCCCGGTGGACCGCGACGACGAGCCGCAGCGCGGCCAGGGCGTGCCCACCCACCAGGACTGGGCCGCGCAGTGGGAGGAGGCCGGGGAGCCGGCCTCCGCCGTGATCGACCCCGAGGCCGAGGTGCTGTGCGCCAAGTTCTGCGCCGCCCCCGACCACGTGTTCCTGGACGAGGAGGGGCGCGGGACCTGGGAGCTGACCGGCCGCGACTTCATCGACTACCTGTCGTGGGGGCCGGTGGTGATCGTGGAGGTCACCTTCTCCGAGGAGGAGCCCGCCGAGGGCGGGCCCCGGGAGATCGTTCAGGTCACCGAGCTGTTCACCGACTAG
- a CDS encoding DUF948 domain-containing protein has translation MLTGGEVAALVAAVVWAVLATFICVALVKLIKLINAATTVVSELGDRTPPLMDDVAATVERANTSLERVEEITANAQATTEDVATMTALTRSVVTGPLVKAASLSYGVRRVLGQRRALAVVRGRRRKENR, from the coding sequence ATGCTTACCGGAGGAGAGGTCGCCGCGCTCGTCGCCGCGGTGGTCTGGGCGGTGCTGGCCACGTTCATCTGCGTGGCGCTCGTCAAACTGATCAAGCTCATCAACGCCGCGACCACGGTCGTCTCGGAACTGGGTGACCGCACCCCGCCCCTGATGGACGACGTCGCCGCCACCGTCGAACGCGCCAACACCTCGTTGGAGCGCGTGGAGGAGATCACCGCCAACGCCCAGGCCACCACCGAGGACGTGGCCACCATGACCGCGCTCACCCGCTCGGTGGTCACCGGTCCGCTCGTCAAGGCGGCCTCGCTGTCCTACGGCGTCCGCCGGGTCCTGGGCCAGCGCCGCGCCCTGGCGGTCGTGCGCGGCCGCCGCCGGAAGGAGAACCGGTGA
- the alaS gene encoding alanine--tRNA ligase, producing METAEIARRFLSFFEKNGHTVVPSASLIAEDPTLLLVPAGMVPFKPYFLGQRTPPYETATSVQKCIRTKDIEEVGKTSRHATFFQMLGNFSFGAYFKEQAIPLAWELVTGPVAEGGFGIDPEKLWVTVYLDDDEAEAIWRDKVGVRPERIQRMGMEENYWSMGVPGPCGPCSEIFYDRGPEYGAEGGPEADENRYIEIWNLVFMQYERGEGGDKSGFPILGELPKKNIDTGMGLERLAAVLQGVDNIYETDIIGRVLNRAAELAGVRYGDDHEQDVLLRVVADHVRSAVMLVGDGVKPGNEKAGYVLRRILRRSIRNMRLLSGTDTGHMHDLTAVSIDAMKDIYPDLLDKADVIHGVIDTEEKNFADTLRAGTALFSRAAERTRHAGGTVFSGSDAFQLHDTYGFPIDLTLEMAAEQGLTVDEASFRELMQRQKDTAKADAKSKKLGNADISLYAQLLEGAGTTDFLGYTDAQSESTVKGIVVGGVSSPAARQGEKVEIVLDRTPFYAESGGQLADTGTLTVEGRGIVDVEDVQKPLPGLFVHRGTVRSGEITVDDTVHAAIDGGRRHAIERSHSATHLIHSALRNALGPSAGQAGSENSPGRLRFDFTADNALGESRLAEVEEEVNTVLAGDIAVRTEEKSLDEALKMGALAMFGEKYGDRVRVVEMSDYSVELCGGTHVPSTARLGIVKLLGESSIGSGVRRVEAAVGVDAFKRLSKESALVGRLSEQLKAPREELPERIDAVISRLRAAEKEIEKLRAAQVLQAAGSIAERARRHGPALVVAEQAPEGTGGDDLRTLAADVRGRLGEAEPAVVALTAVPKDRPVVVIAVNKAAQKAGIKAGDLVGVAARALGGGGGGKPDMAQGGGTDATKVDEALRAVEARIAGA from the coding sequence ATGGAGACGGCAGAGATCGCGCGCCGCTTCCTCAGTTTCTTCGAGAAGAACGGACACACCGTGGTGCCCTCGGCAAGCCTCATCGCCGAGGACCCCACGCTGCTGCTGGTGCCCGCAGGCATGGTCCCCTTCAAGCCCTACTTCCTGGGCCAGCGCACTCCGCCGTACGAGACCGCCACCAGCGTCCAGAAGTGCATCCGCACCAAGGACATCGAGGAGGTGGGCAAGACCTCCCGGCACGCCACCTTCTTCCAGATGCTCGGCAACTTCTCCTTCGGCGCCTACTTCAAGGAGCAGGCGATCCCGCTGGCGTGGGAGCTGGTCACCGGCCCGGTGGCCGAGGGCGGCTTCGGCATCGATCCCGAGAAGCTCTGGGTCACCGTCTACCTCGACGACGACGAGGCCGAGGCGATCTGGCGCGACAAGGTGGGCGTGCGCCCCGAGCGCATCCAGCGCATGGGGATGGAGGAGAACTACTGGTCGATGGGCGTCCCCGGACCCTGCGGCCCCTGCTCCGAGATCTTCTACGACCGCGGCCCCGAGTACGGCGCCGAGGGCGGCCCCGAGGCGGACGAGAACCGCTACATCGAGATCTGGAACCTCGTCTTCATGCAGTACGAGCGGGGCGAGGGCGGCGACAAGTCCGGCTTCCCGATCCTCGGCGAGCTGCCCAAGAAGAACATCGACACCGGGATGGGCCTGGAGCGCCTGGCCGCGGTCCTCCAGGGCGTCGACAACATCTACGAGACCGACATCATCGGCCGCGTCCTGAACCGCGCCGCCGAACTGGCCGGGGTCCGCTACGGCGACGACCACGAGCAGGACGTCCTGCTGCGCGTGGTCGCCGACCACGTCCGCAGCGCCGTCATGCTGGTCGGCGACGGCGTCAAGCCGGGCAACGAGAAGGCGGGCTACGTCCTGCGCCGCATCCTGCGCCGCTCGATCCGCAACATGCGCCTGCTCTCGGGCACCGACACCGGCCACATGCACGACCTCACCGCTGTCAGCATCGACGCGATGAAGGACATCTACCCCGACCTGCTCGACAAGGCCGACGTCATCCACGGTGTCATCGACACCGAGGAGAAGAACTTCGCCGACACCCTGCGCGCGGGCACCGCCCTGTTCTCCCGGGCGGCCGAGCGCACCCGGCACGCGGGCGGCACCGTCTTCTCCGGCTCCGACGCCTTCCAGCTCCACGACACCTACGGCTTCCCCATCGACCTCACCCTGGAGATGGCGGCCGAGCAGGGCCTGACCGTGGACGAGGCGTCCTTCCGCGAGCTCATGCAGCGGCAGAAGGACACCGCCAAGGCCGACGCCAAGTCCAAGAAGCTCGGCAACGCGGACATCTCCCTGTACGCGCAGCTGCTCGAGGGCGCGGGCACCACCGACTTCCTGGGCTACACCGACGCCCAGAGCGAGTCGACGGTCAAGGGCATCGTGGTCGGCGGGGTCTCCTCGCCCGCCGCGCGCCAGGGGGAGAAGGTCGAGATCGTCCTGGACCGCACCCCGTTCTACGCGGAGAGCGGCGGCCAGCTGGCCGACACCGGCACGCTCACCGTCGAGGGCCGCGGGATCGTCGACGTCGAGGACGTGCAGAAGCCCCTGCCGGGCCTGTTCGTCCACCGGGGCACAGTCCGGTCGGGCGAGATCACCGTGGACGACACCGTGCACGCGGCGATCGACGGCGGCCGCCGGCACGCCATCGAGCGCTCCCACTCGGCCACCCACCTCATCCACTCGGCGCTGCGCAACGCGCTGGGCCCCTCGGCGGGCCAGGCCGGCTCGGAGAACAGCCCGGGCCGCCTGCGCTTCGACTTCACCGCCGACAACGCCCTGGGCGAGTCCCGGCTGGCCGAGGTCGAGGAGGAGGTCAACACCGTCCTGGCCGGCGACATCGCGGTGCGCACCGAGGAGAAGAGCCTGGACGAGGCCCTCAAGATGGGCGCCCTGGCCATGTTCGGCGAGAAGTACGGCGACCGCGTCCGGGTCGTGGAGATGAGCGACTACTCCGTCGAGCTGTGCGGCGGCACCCACGTGCCCTCCACCGCGCGGCTGGGCATCGTCAAGCTCCTGGGCGAGTCCTCCATCGGCTCCGGCGTGCGCCGGGTCGAGGCGGCGGTCGGCGTGGACGCGTTCAAGCGCCTGTCCAAGGAGTCGGCGCTGGTCGGCCGCCTGTCCGAGCAGCTCAAGGCCCCGCGCGAGGAACTGCCCGAGCGCATCGACGCCGTGATCTCCCGGCTGCGCGCCGCGGAGAAGGAGATCGAGAAGCTGCGCGCGGCGCAGGTCCTGCAGGCCGCCGGCTCCATCGCGGAGCGGGCCCGCCGCCACGGGCCGGCGCTGGTCGTGGCCGAGCAGGCCCCCGAGGGCACCGGCGGCGACGACCTGCGCACCCTGGCCGCGGACGTGCGCGGCCGCCTGGGCGAGGCCGAGCCCGCCGTGGTGGCGCTGACGGCCGTGCCCAAGGACCGCCCGGTCGTGGTCATCGCGGTCAACAAGGCGGCGCAGAAGGCCGGGATCAAGGCCGGCGACCTGGTGGGCGTGGCGGCCCGCGCGCTCGGCGGCGGTGGCGGCGGCAAGCCCGACATGGCCCAGGGCGGCGGCACCGACGCGACCAAGGTCGACGAGGCCCTCCGCGCCGTGGAGGCCCGTATCGCCGGCGCCTAG
- the ruvX gene encoding Holliday junction resolvase RuvX, protein MRNGVRLAVDPGNARIGVAVSDPSGTLASPLETVPRGRGDKNRIALLVLEKEAREVIVGYPASLSGEEGPAARSAREFAASLAGLLHPVPVRLVDERLTTVTAQGHLLSGASFSKKGAKGGRARRSVIDQAAATVLLQSALDQERSTGRPPGEIVRSSQGES, encoded by the coding sequence GTGAGGAACGGTGTCCGCCTGGCCGTCGACCCCGGCAACGCCCGCATCGGTGTGGCCGTCAGCGACCCCTCCGGTACGCTCGCCAGCCCCCTGGAGACGGTGCCGCGCGGCAGGGGCGACAAGAACCGTATCGCCCTGCTGGTCCTGGAGAAGGAGGCACGGGAGGTCATCGTGGGTTACCCTGCCTCTCTGTCAGGAGAGGAGGGGCCGGCCGCCCGGTCGGCCCGGGAGTTCGCGGCGTCACTGGCCGGACTCCTGCACCCCGTCCCCGTCCGTCTGGTCGACGAACGCCTCACCACGGTGACCGCGCAGGGACACCTGCTCTCCGGAGCCTCCTTCAGTAAGAAGGGCGCCAAGGGCGGACGCGCCCGCCGGTCGGTCATCGACCAGGCGGCGGCCACGGTCCTCCTTCAGAGCGCCTTGGACCAGGAACGGTCGACAGGCCGGCCCCCGGGCGAGATCGTCCGCTCCAGCCAGGGAGAATCATGA